A window of Thermococcus sp. 21S9 genomic DNA:
TTAACCAAGGACGATGTTGTTGAGATCATCGTCCGAAAGATTGAAACTTCTAGGACTGAAATCAAGATATTAGGGACTGCATACGTGGTTGCAAAATTAAGCTCTCGTGGCCTGATAACCATTCCAGAGGAGGTCAGGACAGAGTTAAAAATAACTGAAAGCTCTATCCTTGAGATATTGCTAGTAGGATTCCACAAGTTTGAGGATTTAATCAGTCCTAAAGGCAAGCAATTGCTTTCAAAGCTTAGCTCCAAACCATTCCGGATTCTCAGACCAGACGAAGAAATAATCTTGCTCGAAAAAGCCAACGCTCATTATTCTTATTCTATCTTAGAGAGTTAGTTATATACATATCTATAGCCTCCAAAAAAGAAGAAAGTATATCAGAGATTTGTTCTCGTTCTCCTCCGAAATTACTTGGATTTTGATATTCGTTTAATGTGCTACAAAATTCATTCCCTTTTCTCTGCAGTTAAGTAACGTGTGCCAATTTTGTAGCACAAAAATTCAGCTTCTGAACAATTTTCATACTTGGTATGAAATTTTCATATTGAACTGAACGTTCGACCAAAAATAATGCCGAAAGGATTTTATAGTTTGGTATGAATATTTCTTACGTAAGATTTATTCATACAATTGAGGTGATATCGATGAGCGGGCGTCCTCGCAAGTACGAGGGTCCTGTAAAGAGGTTTGAGGCATGGATCCCCTATGAAGTCTACAAAGAGATGGAAGAAGAAAAGCGACGTCGTGGCATCTCCTGGCCAGAACTTGTTCTAGACATGTGGGAGAAGTACA
This region includes:
- a CDS encoding AbrB/MazE/SpoVT family DNA-binding domain-containing protein, whose protein sequence is MKESKEPLAKFHTKINVKGQIVLPKRDREVLGLTKDDVVEIIVRKIETSRTEIKILGTAYVVAKLSSRGLITIPEEVRTELKITESSILEILLVGFHKFEDLISPKGKQLLSKLSSKPFRILRPDEEIILLEKANAHYSYSILES